One window of Atribacter laminatus genomic DNA carries:
- a CDS encoding type I restriction endonuclease subunit R, translating into MTTITETTLEQTALDWFESLGWKTAFGPEISPDGLACEREDYDQVVLVGRLRTALENINPSIPVGAIDEAVRRIIRTESPSMIENNRRFHRMLTDGVDVSFLRGGREVHDKVWLFDLEDLENNDWLVVNQFTIIEDRRNRRPDIVVFVNSLPLGLIELKNPADEKATIRHAFNQLQTYKRDILSLFIYNEFLIVSDGFEARSGTLTAGWDRFMPWRTIDGKEVSPRGSVELEVLLKGVFEKRRFLDLVLNFVVFDDDGATIAKKAAAYHQFHAVNKAVECTLSACGITAKPGLLYARYPKFDELNPFKVREKEIAYGPGTEHFGGRRIGVIWHTQGSGKSLLMAFFAGKIIRHPAMENPTLLMITDRNDLDDQLFDTFSSCRDLLRQTPVQAENREHLKELLQVPAGGVVFTTIQKFLPDGKGQQYPELSTRRNIVVIADEAHRSQYDFIDGFARHMHDALPNASFIGFTGTPIERDDRSTPAVFGDYIDKYDILRAVEDGVTVPIYYEGRLAKIDLREEERPTIDPEFEEITEGEEESYKQKLRTKWAALEAMVGTEKRIALVAEDLIHHFENRLQVLDGKAMIVCMSRRICVDTYNAIIKLRPDWHSDDDDKGVVKIVMSGSASDRAEWQPHIRNKQRREALAKRFKDPADAMKVVIVRDMWLTGFDCPSLHTMYIDKPMRGHGLMQAIARVNRVFKDKPGGLIVDYLGLADQLKRALADYTEAGGRGKAVVNQEEAVKVMMEKYEIVVSMFNNFDYVSLLKTEPAKRIAGIANAMEHILQLEDGKKRYLTEVTALSKAFALAVPHEQALKIRDEVGFFQEVRVGLVKATVEGEGKSPEEMDTAIRQLISRAITSDEVIDIFATAGLKKPDISILSDKFLQEVQQLPQRNLAVELLRKLLNDEIKTRSHKNVVQARSFAKMLEKAIRKYQNRTIEAAQVIEELIKLAKEMREAHQRGDNLGMSDDEIAFYDALEVNDSAVKVLGDETLKMIAQELVKAVKRSVTIDWTVRENARAKIRVIVKRILRKYGYPPDKQEKATLTVLEQAEVLCKEWVK; encoded by the coding sequence ATGACCACCATAACCGAAACCACCCTCGAACAAACCGCTCTCGATTGGTTTGAATCCCTAGGTTGGAAAACCGCCTTTGGACCAGAAATCAGTCCCGATGGACTGGCCTGTGAACGTGAAGATTATGACCAGGTCGTCCTGGTGGGAAGGCTTCGGACAGCTCTTGAGAACATCAATCCGAGCATTCCGGTGGGTGCTATTGATGAGGCGGTCAGGAGAATCATACGGACCGAATCGCCCAGCATGATCGAAAACAACCGGCGTTTCCATCGAATGCTTACCGATGGTGTGGATGTCTCGTTTCTGCGGGGTGGAAGAGAAGTCCACGACAAGGTCTGGCTGTTCGATCTTGAAGACCTGGAAAATAACGACTGGCTGGTTGTTAATCAGTTCACGATTATCGAGGACCGCAGAAACCGGCGGCCCGACATAGTGGTTTTTGTCAATAGCTTGCCCTTGGGGTTAATTGAGCTCAAAAATCCCGCCGATGAAAAGGCAACCATCCGTCATGCCTTCAACCAACTTCAGACCTACAAGAGAGATATCCTAAGTTTGTTTATCTATAACGAGTTTCTAATTGTGTCCGACGGCTTTGAGGCTCGAAGTGGGACGTTGACCGCCGGATGGGATCGATTTATGCCCTGGCGTACCATCGACGGCAAGGAAGTGTCCCCACGTGGTTCTGTAGAACTCGAGGTGCTGCTCAAGGGAGTTTTTGAAAAGCGGCGGTTTCTCGATTTGGTATTAAATTTTGTCGTATTCGACGATGACGGCGCCACTATTGCCAAGAAAGCGGCAGCCTATCATCAATTTCATGCCGTGAACAAAGCGGTTGAATGCACCTTGTCGGCATGTGGTATCACGGCTAAACCTGGTTTGTTGTATGCTCGGTATCCAAAATTTGACGAGCTTAACCCTTTTAAAGTTCGTGAGAAGGAGATTGCTTACGGTCCTGGTACCGAACACTTCGGTGGTCGCCGCATCGGGGTGATCTGGCATACCCAGGGAAGCGGCAAGAGTCTTTTGATGGCTTTTTTTGCCGGTAAGATAATCCGTCATCCAGCTATGGAAAATCCAACCTTACTTATGATAACCGACCGGAATGACCTGGACGACCAACTTTTCGACACGTTTTCATCCTGTCGCGATCTGTTACGTCAGACACCAGTTCAAGCCGAAAACCGTGAGCATTTGAAAGAGTTGCTTCAGGTTCCCGCAGGCGGGGTAGTTTTTACAACGATTCAGAAATTTCTGCCTGACGGTAAGGGACAGCAATACCCCGAGTTATCCACTCGCCGGAACATCGTAGTCATTGCCGATGAGGCACACCGCAGCCAGTACGATTTCATTGATGGGTTTGCACGCCACATGCATGATGCGTTGCCGAATGCCTCCTTCATAGGGTTTACTGGCACACCAATCGAGCGAGACGATCGCAGTACGCCAGCGGTCTTCGGTGATTATATAGATAAATACGATATCCTCCGCGCAGTTGAGGATGGGGTTACAGTGCCGATTTATTATGAAGGCCGCTTGGCGAAGATTGATTTACGAGAAGAGGAAAGACCGACAATCGACCCCGAGTTTGAAGAAATCACCGAAGGAGAAGAAGAATCTTACAAGCAAAAATTGCGCACCAAGTGGGCCGCCCTGGAAGCGATGGTCGGAACGGAAAAGCGAATTGCGCTTGTTGCGGAAGATCTCATTCACCATTTTGAAAACCGACTGCAAGTATTAGATGGGAAAGCCATGATTGTCTGCATGAGTCGTCGAATCTGTGTGGACACGTACAATGCCATTATAAAGCTCAGACCTGATTGGCATAGCGATGATGACGACAAGGGTGTAGTGAAGATCGTCATGTCCGGTTCCGCATCGGATCGTGCTGAATGGCAGCCCCACATCCGTAATAAACAGCGACGTGAAGCGCTGGCCAAAAGATTCAAAGATCCGGCAGATGCAATGAAAGTAGTGATCGTACGGGATATGTGGCTAACCGGATTCGATTGTCCTTCACTGCACACCATGTACATCGACAAGCCGATGCGGGGTCACGGCCTGATGCAGGCGATAGCCCGAGTCAACCGAGTATTCAAAGACAAACCGGGTGGATTGATTGTTGACTATCTCGGCTTGGCGGACCAGCTGAAACGAGCCCTTGCAGATTACACCGAAGCGGGCGGCCGTGGTAAGGCTGTGGTTAACCAAGAAGAAGCTGTTAAGGTAATGATGGAGAAGTATGAGATTGTCGTTTCTATGTTTAATAATTTTGATTACGTCTCTCTTCTTAAAACTGAGCCAGCAAAACGTATCGCTGGTATTGCGAATGCTATGGAACATATCCTTCAACTGGAAGATGGCAAGAAGCGTTATTTGACAGAGGTCACGGCATTGTCGAAAGCATTTGCTCTCGCTGTTCCACATGAGCAAGCTCTTAAAATTCGTGATGAAGTTGGATTTTTCCAAGAAGTCCGAGTTGGGCTGGTGAAAGCAACAGTTGAAGGCGAGGGGAAGAGCCCTGAAGAGATGGATACTGCGATTCGTCAACTCATATCGCGGGCTATAACCTCAGATGAGGTCATCGACATTTTTGCGACAGCAGGATTGAAGAAACCTGATATCTCGATTCTCTCAGACAAATTCCTTCAGGAAGTGCAACAGCTTCCACAACGAAATCTTGCGGTGGAATTATTGAGAAAGCTCCTGAATGATGAGATTAAGACACGGTCCCACAAGAATGTTGTTCAAGCACGCTCCTTTGCAAAGATGCTGGAGAAAGCTATACGAAAATACCAAAACAGAACGATAGAAGCTGCACAAGTGATCGAGGAACTCATCAAACTTGCCAAAGAAATGCGCGAAGCTCATCAGCGTGGTGACAACCTTGGTATGAGCGATGATGAAATTGCTTTCTACGATGCATTAGAGGTGAACGACAGTGCGGTTAAAGTTTTAGGGGATGAAACGCTGAAAATGATAGCTCAAGAACTGGTTAAAGCCGTCAAACGGAGCGTAACCATAGATTGGACGGTACGCGAAAATGCTCGTGCTAAGATTCGAGTGATTGTGAAACGAATTCTGCGTAAATACGGGTATCCACCAGACAAACAGGAAAAAGCGACTTTAACTGTTCTGGAGCAAGCCGAGGTACTCTGTAAAGAATGGGTAAAGTAA
- a CDS encoding EFR1 family ferrodoxin (N-terminal region resembles flavodoxins. C-terminal ferrodoxin region binds two 4Fe-4S clusters.), protein MRKVIYFFTGTGNSLVVARDIAEIIGANLVPIPSLIHREEITSDAESIGIVYPVYNQGVPFIVKRFVDLMNDLNSKYIFAVCTHGGSSGISLEYLDKMLHEKNGSLAAGFSVRMPYNYVIPSLKLKNFFRSFVLKEINPKKQQEFYNNWRLKLDDICRVVQSRQKRKLEVMAKAIEHLVDFLNLRETLQKSTWLKIGGFKEKTNLPFQESLQLLDHGFTSDHKCQSCGICTKVCPVENIEMVNGRPVWQHHCEQCFACLQWCPNASIQFGYATSTGKRYHHPDVKLSDMYWQKTGLK, encoded by the coding sequence ATGAGAAAGGTCATTTATTTTTTCACTGGAACTGGGAATTCGCTGGTTGTAGCCAGGGATATCGCTGAAATAATCGGGGCAAATCTAGTCCCGATCCCTTCGCTTATCCACCGGGAGGAAATCACATCCGATGCTGAATCAATTGGAATCGTATACCCAGTATATAACCAGGGAGTCCCTTTTATTGTTAAACGGTTTGTGGATCTGATGAATGACCTGAACAGCAAATATATCTTCGCGGTTTGTACCCACGGAGGAAGTTCGGGTATTTCCTTGGAATACCTGGATAAAATGCTTCATGAAAAAAATGGCTCTCTGGCGGCGGGTTTTTCTGTCCGAATGCCCTACAATTATGTAATACCCTCATTGAAGCTCAAGAATTTCTTCCGATCCTTCGTCCTCAAAGAAATAAACCCGAAAAAACAGCAAGAATTCTATAATAATTGGAGGCTTAAGCTGGATGATATTTGTCGAGTAGTTCAGTCCAGACAAAAAAGAAAACTTGAAGTCATGGCGAAGGCGATAGAACACCTTGTTGATTTTCTAAATCTTAGAGAAACTCTGCAAAAATCCACCTGGTTAAAGATAGGTGGCTTCAAGGAAAAAACGAATCTTCCCTTCCAGGAAAGTTTACAACTGCTAGACCATGGCTTTACATCCGACCACAAGTGCCAGAGTTGTGGAATTTGCACTAAGGTCTGTCCGGTCGAAAACATTGAAATGGTGAATGGTCGGCCTGTCTGGCAGCATCACTGCGAACAGTGTTTTGCTTGCTTGCAATGGTGCCCCAATGCATCAATTCAGTTCGGCTACGCAACTTCGACCGGGAAAAGGTATCATCATCCCGATGTCAAACTATCGGATATGTATTGGCAAAAGACCGGCCTGAAATGA
- a CDS encoding SDR family oxidoreductase gives MMLNKTMEGKVAIVTGSASGIGEAAVKILAENGCRVAMLDNDKTRLETVLREVQTLQEECFAVGGDVTEENTVIDFFKEVIQKWGKLDVLVNSAGRDSLAPPVSEVTLEEWNKTIAVNLTGVFLCCREAFKIMEKQPTGGRIINLGSTSAKLASSPGHSPYRASKHGMMGFSENILLEGVKKNIAVTVINPSHVKTPMTEIIDKGLYAEGLPSYLEGWLDHEEAEKGIYANCIDVDYVAKILLYIASLPPEITIPQFSVYPTFKAHRYGMRA, from the coding sequence ATGATGTTGAATAAGACAATGGAAGGGAAGGTCGCTATCGTTACCGGAAGTGCTTCGGGAATAGGTGAAGCTGCAGTGAAAATCTTGGCTGAGAATGGATGCAGGGTTGCAATGCTGGATAACGACAAGACACGCTTGGAAACGGTGTTGCGTGAAGTCCAGACTCTTCAGGAAGAATGTTTTGCTGTTGGTGGTGATGTAACCGAAGAAAACACTGTTATTGATTTTTTCAAGGAAGTTATCCAAAAATGGGGGAAGCTTGATGTTCTAGTCAATAGCGCTGGACGAGATTCTCTTGCTCCACCAGTATCTGAAGTAACCCTGGAGGAGTGGAATAAAACTATAGCAGTCAACCTGACCGGGGTATTTTTATGTTGTCGAGAAGCTTTTAAAATTATGGAAAAGCAACCGACTGGTGGTAGAATCATCAACCTTGGATCGACTTCAGCTAAACTTGCCTCCAGCCCTGGCCACAGTCCGTATCGAGCCTCAAAGCATGGAATGATGGGTTTCAGTGAAAACATTCTTTTAGAGGGTGTCAAAAAGAATATTGCCGTAACGGTTATCAATCCCTCTCACGTCAAGACCCCCATGACCGAAATCATCGACAAAGGACTCTATGCCGAAGGATTACCGTCCTACTTAGAGGGATGGTTGGATCATGAAGAAGCCGAAAAGGGGATCTACGCCAATTGTATCGATGTCGATTATGTAGCTAAAATCCTTTTATACATAGCTTCTCTACCACCCGAAATTACCATTCCCCAATTTTCGGTGTATCCAACTTTTAAGGCGCACCGGTACGGCATGAGGGCGTGA
- a CDS encoding DNA alkylation repair protein — translation MMKSIHEEFKKLSDQERAAHLQKYFKTGKGEYGEGDVFLGLRVPTIRNIAKKFNTLSIDEAEEFLQSPYHEKRLFALFVLIDLFKKTKEEDRKKIYILYLKNTKFINNWDLVDASAGPIVGAYLFKRDIEPIYELAQSENLWERRIAIMATSYFIVHNQFSDTLKIAEMLLNDTEDLIHKAVGWMLREIGKRNLEIEESFLKKYYHNMPRTMLRYAIEKFPEEKRKSYLKK, via the coding sequence ATGATGAAAAGCATACATGAAGAATTCAAAAAATTGAGCGATCAGGAACGTGCTGCGCACTTACAAAAATACTTCAAGACTGGGAAAGGTGAATATGGAGAAGGGGACGTATTTTTAGGTTTGAGAGTTCCCACGATTAGAAACATCGCTAAAAAATTTAACACTTTATCCATAGATGAGGCTGAAGAATTTCTCCAATCACCCTATCATGAAAAACGTTTATTTGCCCTTTTTGTGCTCATCGATCTTTTTAAAAAAACGAAAGAGGAAGATAGAAAGAAAATCTATATTCTCTATCTCAAAAACACCAAGTTTATCAACAACTGGGATTTAGTCGATGCATCTGCTGGACCGATTGTTGGTGCTTATTTGTTCAAGCGTGATATAGAGCCAATTTACGAGCTGGCACAGTCAGAAAACCTATGGGAACGCAGAATTGCCATAATGGCTACATCGTATTTTATAGTTCATAACCAATTTTCCGACACTTTGAAGATTGCTGAAATGCTTCTCAATGATACGGAAGATCTTATTCATAAAGCAGTAGGTTGGATGTTGAGAGAGATTGGGAAGAGAAATTTAGAAATTGAGGAAAGTTTTCTAAAAAAGTATTACCATAACATGCCCCGGACGATGTTGCGTTACGCTATAGAAAAATTTCCCGAAGAAAAACGGAAAAGCTACTTAAAAAAGTAG
- a CDS encoding DUF4180 domain-containing protein → MQIKTIKKNDIKIASVNSDEILISDVQSALDFMATVQYEAGCNRIILNKPAIVEDFFHLSTKIAGEILQKFVNYRVKFAIIGDFSAYTSVSMKAFILECNRGKDIFFLPDEEKAVEKLSTV, encoded by the coding sequence ATGCAAATAAAAACGATAAAAAAGAATGACATTAAAATTGCCTCTGTCAATAGCGATGAGATACTTATAAGCGATGTTCAGTCAGCATTGGATTTTATGGCCACAGTCCAGTATGAGGCTGGGTGTAATCGCATTATATTGAATAAGCCGGCGATTGTTGAGGACTTTTTTCACTTAAGTACCAAAATTGCTGGTGAAATTCTACAGAAGTTTGTAAATTATCGCGTAAAATTTGCCATTATAGGTGATTTTTCTGCCTATACCAGTGTAAGCATGAAAGCCTTTATCCTTGAATGTAACCGAGGAAAAGATATTTTTTTCTTACCAGATGAAGAAAAGGCCGTCGAAAAATTAAGTACGGTTTAG
- a CDS encoding GNAT family N-acetyltransferase produces MEITIKPLSKELIIDFFYFFDDIAFTDNPDWSDCFCCFYHFGGSDEEWMRRTAEENRQTAETMIQTGKMKGYLAYKKEKPIGWCNANDKKNFARLTKIKEVWGEKEERICSIVCFLISPGNRKMGIASRMLEQICKDYALSQYDYLEAYPRKGNLSSAEQYHGPASMYLKAGFALYRELEGYDIMRKKLSE; encoded by the coding sequence ATGGAAATTACCATCAAACCACTATCAAAAGAATTAATTATCGATTTTTTCTACTTCTTTGATGACATCGCATTTACGGACAATCCTGATTGGTCAGACTGTTTCTGCTGTTTCTACCATTTTGGTGGAAGTGATGAGGAGTGGATGAGGAGAACAGCGGAAGAGAATCGTCAAACTGCTGAAACGATGATTCAGACAGGAAAGATGAAAGGATATTTAGCCTATAAAAAAGAAAAACCAATTGGATGGTGCAATGCGAACGATAAAAAGAACTTTGCCAGGTTAACTAAAATAAAGGAAGTATGGGGAGAAAAAGAGGAAAGAATCTGTTCAATCGTATGTTTTCTCATTTCTCCAGGAAATAGAAAAATGGGAATTGCGAGCAGAATGCTGGAGCAAATATGTAAAGATTATGCATTATCTCAATATGATTATTTAGAGGCTTACCCAAGAAAAGGGAATTTATCCAGTGCTGAACAATATCATGGCCCAGCATCTATGTATCTTAAAGCTGGATTTGCCCTATATAGAGAACTTGAAGGATATGACATTATGAGGAAAAAATTAAGCGAATGA
- a CDS encoding dihydrofolate reductase family protein, which yields MLPRIIIHNAISLDGRIDWLNFDFGLFYGFISRWNEDANMVGSNTLLKGFEELNQDQNETPEEMEPGSNDQRPLLIVPDSQGRIRSCKLVLIQPYWRGVVVLCSEKTPNEYLYYLNGSRIEYLMVGKEHVNYRSALQKLYDQYQIKTIRLDSCGTLNGILLREGLVDEVSILINPSLVGGTTPQSFFKASDLTSYEGVIKLKLLSVEKVTEDIVWLLYEVIK from the coding sequence ATGTTGCCACGGATAATTATTCATAATGCCATCAGTCTTGATGGGCGAATCGACTGGTTAAACTTTGATTTCGGTTTATTCTATGGATTCATCTCTCGTTGGAATGAAGATGCAAACATGGTCGGGAGCAATACACTTTTGAAAGGATTTGAAGAACTAAACCAAGATCAAAATGAAACCCCAGAAGAGATGGAGCCAGGCTCAAATGATCAAAGGCCATTACTGATTGTACCTGATAGCCAAGGAAGAATAAGAAGCTGTAAGCTTGTTTTAATACAGCCCTATTGGCGGGGAGTAGTAGTGTTATGCTCCGAAAAAACACCTAATGAATATTTGTATTATTTGAACGGATCAAGGATCGAATATCTCATGGTGGGGAAAGAGCATGTCAACTATAGGTCTGCTCTACAAAAGCTTTATGATCAATACCAGATTAAGACCATACGGTTAGATAGCTGTGGAACCCTCAATGGAATTCTTTTGAGGGAAGGATTGGTTGATGAAGTGAGCATCCTTATTAACCCAAGCCTGGTGGGTGGAACCACACCCCAATCATTTTTTAAGGCTTCAGACTTAACCAGCTATGAAGGGGTTATTAAGCTGAAGTTGTTAAGTGTAGAAAAAGTAACTGAGGATATCGTTTGGCTGCTCTATGAAGTAATAAAATGA
- the csx2 gene encoding TIGR02221 family CRISPR-associated protein — protein sequence MIVTSIGKAGKYQETCYVFQERKCSGCFSTLVLAQLLDIPKDEKFLLLVTPATAQFFSDLQTQFDQYGYHNLEMVSIPYAEDEESIFQIVLILTEIVKEGERVILDVTHSFRSLPFVYFVSILFLRAFKNVSIDGIYYGAFEEGKESNPIIDLTPLFSMAFWFHAVQTFRETGSIQPLWEIACRESSRIFQRENNKEVGYKLSNLKEPLQKLSLSTSFCLPLEMGLDVNHLLQKVDFKSDKSSFEGLLALVFREISEELADFTIKLKEKKQIQLNTDELLREYKIAEWYNRHGNPDHCLIILGELMINWLIKTRNMGNWLEYNKTRERARRILNGMSKRSREGIGPDNVLKEIGDLWSSIGNQRNEFAHAGFKDQTIGIKGKKDKVNELCSKVVCLLKEDLIKTFPLNVRKKLVIVPLGLSPGVLYSAALLSRFDDLLILFSKETQPLLSSALNEIRKSKKILDQNIFTLLLGDAHTDFIPVNQLKNHKVESLNGNQSSIDHFLSEYDCIEGCITGGTTAMQYIIERLLDIAHNYGVFNTKRFALIDKRSQEEQKINPFVLGEKFLLDQ from the coding sequence ATGATCGTCACCTCGATCGGTAAAGCTGGTAAGTACCAGGAAACTTGTTACGTCTTTCAAGAAAGAAAATGCTCAGGATGTTTTTCAACTTTGGTCCTTGCTCAACTACTTGATATTCCAAAAGATGAAAAATTTTTACTCTTAGTTACCCCAGCAACCGCCCAATTCTTTTCGGATTTGCAAACTCAGTTCGACCAATACGGCTACCACAACCTGGAAATGGTTTCCATTCCCTATGCTGAAGACGAAGAATCCATCTTTCAAATTGTTCTTATTCTCACTGAAATAGTCAAAGAGGGCGAACGCGTCATTCTCGATGTCACCCACTCTTTTCGAAGTCTCCCTTTTGTTTACTTTGTTTCAATTCTGTTTTTGCGAGCCTTTAAAAATGTCAGCATTGATGGTATTTACTACGGAGCTTTTGAAGAAGGAAAAGAATCCAATCCCATTATAGACCTCACTCCCCTCTTCTCAATGGCTTTTTGGTTCCATGCCGTGCAGACTTTCCGAGAAACCGGCAGCATACAACCGCTTTGGGAAATTGCTTGTCGAGAATCCTCTCGGATATTTCAGCGTGAAAACAACAAAGAAGTTGGTTATAAGCTCTCTAATTTAAAAGAGCCGCTTCAAAAACTGAGTCTCTCAACATCTTTCTGTCTTCCCTTAGAAATGGGTCTGGATGTAAATCATCTTCTTCAAAAAGTTGATTTTAAGTCTGATAAAAGTTCTTTTGAGGGTCTCTTAGCTCTGGTTTTCCGTGAGATATCTGAAGAGTTAGCAGATTTTACTATAAAATTAAAAGAAAAAAAACAAATTCAACTCAATACTGATGAGTTGCTTCGAGAATATAAAATTGCCGAATGGTACAACCGACATGGAAATCCTGACCATTGTCTCATTATCTTGGGAGAACTGATGATAAATTGGCTGATCAAAACCCGTAATATGGGAAATTGGTTGGAATACAACAAAACTCGTGAGCGAGCTCGAAGAATTCTCAATGGTATGTCAAAGCGATCTCGAGAGGGTATCGGACCAGATAATGTCCTCAAAGAAATCGGTGATCTTTGGAGCTCAATTGGAAACCAAAGGAATGAATTTGCTCATGCTGGTTTTAAAGATCAAACCATTGGAATTAAAGGGAAGAAAGATAAAGTAAATGAACTCTGCTCCAAGGTCGTTTGCTTGCTAAAGGAGGATTTAATTAAAACTTTTCCTTTGAATGTACGGAAAAAATTAGTCATTGTTCCGTTAGGGTTATCGCCGGGAGTTTTGTATTCAGCAGCGCTTTTAAGTCGATTTGATGATCTATTGATACTTTTTTCTAAAGAAACTCAACCGCTACTATCATCCGCTCTTAATGAAATTCGAAAAAGTAAAAAAATTCTTGATCAAAATATATTTACTTTATTGTTAGGCGATGCTCATACTGATTTTATTCCGGTAAACCAATTAAAAAACCATAAAGTTGAATCTCTAAATGGAAACCAGTCATCTATCGATCACTTCCTAAGTGAATATGATTGTATTGAAGGTTGCATTACCGGTGGGACAACTGCTATGCAATATATAATAGAGCGGTTGCTTGACATTGCTCATAATTATGGAGTATTTAACACCAAGCGTTTTGCTCTGATTGATAAGCGTTCTCAGGAAGAGCAAAAAATCAACCCATTTGTCTTAGGAGAAAAATTTTTGCTCGACCAATAA
- the csm5 gene encoding type III-A CRISPR-associated RAMP protein Csm5: MMLSLQILTPLCVRNGENASAITDYIHDRIRRVIYFIDQEKLNQWLMDQGESTRYLVKEIASIAASQRGSLAIFFEEHNLSPHNFSKAILPLAFPDSMTFRSWSLFLPTLTGRRPYIPGSSIKGAIRTALMFDYIKKQNNGRLGYGATPHLPNSPRQLYYGSDIFCLPGYRSQYLPENDALRFLQVTDTSPSPLESLRVYALERKGGSRSAIPTLLLGFYPGTEMKFEINILPGYEKANIPEYWKEFFAKGTATILKAIWEYSRLLLIDEIERLNQKLHLEENKSLVQEYTRLLNENKNKIKQGGSLLRIGFGKTYYFNSIGYFLSNEEKEIYKSNWRRIKSVQEFPTTRWTVHTLENHYLPTGWSLIKQDKGVKA, translated from the coding sequence ATGATGCTGTCATTACAAATCCTCACTCCCCTTTGTGTCCGGAATGGAGAAAATGCATCTGCCATAACCGACTATATTCATGACAGGATAAGAAGAGTTATCTATTTCATTGATCAGGAAAAACTAAACCAATGGCTTATGGATCAGGGTGAAAGTACACGGTATTTAGTAAAAGAGATTGCTTCGATTGCTGCTTCTCAGCGGGGATCGCTGGCTATTTTTTTTGAAGAACACAACCTTTCCCCTCATAATTTTTCTAAGGCAATTCTCCCCCTCGCTTTTCCCGATTCAATGACTTTTCGAAGCTGGTCACTTTTTTTGCCTACTTTAACTGGAAGAAGACCCTACATACCAGGGTCCTCAATTAAAGGCGCCATTCGGACTGCATTGATGTTTGACTACATTAAAAAACAAAATAATGGAAGATTGGGATATGGAGCAACTCCCCATCTCCCCAATTCGCCTCGTCAGCTCTACTATGGTTCAGATATTTTTTGTTTACCTGGTTATCGGTCTCAGTATCTTCCTGAAAATGATGCCCTCCGTTTTCTCCAGGTAACCGATACCTCTCCATCCCCTCTAGAATCACTTCGGGTATACGCTTTAGAACGAAAAGGAGGCTCAAGAAGTGCAATTCCCACCCTTCTTTTAGGATTCTATCCAGGCACTGAAATGAAATTTGAAATCAATATCTTGCCTGGTTACGAGAAAGCAAATATTCCTGAATATTGGAAGGAGTTTTTTGCTAAAGGGACAGCTACCATTCTTAAGGCTATCTGGGAATATTCACGCCTTCTCCTTATAGATGAAATTGAGCGATTAAACCAGAAACTACATTTGGAAGAAAATAAATCACTCGTTCAGGAATATACTCGTCTTTTAAACGAAAATAAGAATAAAATAAAACAAGGAGGTTCTCTGCTTAGAATTGGCTTTGGAAAAACCTATTATTTTAATTCTATTGGCTACTTTTTATCCAACGAAGAAAAAGAAATTTACAAAAGTAACTGGAGGAGAATCAAATCGGTTCAGGAATTTCCTACCACCCGTTGGACAGTACATACTCTGGAGAATCATTATCTGCCTACCGGATGGAGTTTAATCAAACAAGATAAAGGAGTTAAAGCTTAA